The genomic stretch GGCACAGTGGACAACGAAACCGCGCCTGGATGGCACAAGAGCAGGAGAAGCAGCACAGGGAACTGTGTAGAGATCAAAAGGGAGGGCGAGCAGGTGCTGATGCGGGACACGAAGGACCGCTCCGGCCCGGTCCTCACCTTCGACATCGACGCCTTTCGAGCCTTCATCGCCGAACTGAAGGATGAGCGATCGCCGCTGACCGCC from Paractinoplanes brasiliensis encodes the following:
- a CDS encoding DUF397 domain-containing protein; translation: MDNETAPGWHKSRRSSTGNCVEIKREGEQVLMRDTKDRSGPVLTFDIDAFRAFIAELKDERSPLTALDSD